CTCGTCGATTCTGGTTGCGGGTGGGCGTCGTCGCCCTGTTGCTGGCTGCAGTTGCTGTAGCCGTCGCTGTACCTGGTGTGGGCAAGTGGATCGTGGCTGCAGTCCTCGCGGGTCTCGCCTCAGCTCTCGGCGGGATCGTGGCTCGTGGCGCCGATAAGGCCATCATGCGTGGTCGAGATGCCGTACTGGTCCCTACACCGCAAGCTCCGCTCACTGTGCGGACTGAACAGGAGATGATCCTTGTAGGACATGTTGGCCCTCTTCCCGAGGATCTGACAGCGGTGCGTTCCCTGGACTTGGTGAGCATCCACGAGTGTGTCGTGCGCGTGTTTGTCGAAGCTGCCGTTGATCGTGCTGTGATCCTCACCAAGCTCGACGTGCAGGTGCAGTCACGTTGCACCCCGCCCCCGATCGGCTACGTGTTCCGGCTGAAGGATGAACTGAACGATTCCTATTTCGAGATTCCAAAGGAGCGTACCTTCGAGGTGGATCTCGGCGGTCCAACGCCTGTGGTGAGGCCGGCCGAGGGTGTGCCGGACTTCCCGTACGGGGTCTCGCATCTGGAACCCGAGCGTTTCATCCTGAGGGCTTCTGCCAGTACGCCAGGAGATTTCAGTTGGCGCGTCGGTGTCCATTGGATTTGCAAGGGCGAGTCAGGGGTCGTCGTCGCTGAGCAGGAAGGACAGCCCTTCCGACTGGTGAGCCTTGGGCCGTCCGAACTGTGATCGATAGCCATCTGGCCTTGGTGGGTGGCCTGGGGTGGGCTCGGTGTGGCGGTTTCTGGGCGTCATCTGGCTCGTTGTCTGCGGCTGGTGGTCTGGGGTGGGGGTGGTTGGTAGCCGAGTTGCGTGAGTTCGATGGTGTCTGGTCGGTGGCCGGGGGTGGGCTTGGTGTGGTGGCGGTAGGCGGTGGGGTGGTCGGGGTGGCGTGGGGTGTGCCGGATGAAGTGGGAGAGGTCTTCGGGGTAGTAGGTGGGGTCTTGGAGCCACCGGCGGTTCAGACTCCGGGCGACGACTTCGTGGAAGGGGTGGGGTTGGCCGGGCCGGGTGCGGTGGTAGCGGGCTGAGGGCCGCCGGACGAGGAGCCCGGCCAGGGTGATGGTTTCGGGGTAGGTGATCGCTTCGCGGGCCAGGACTTCCCACATGGAGGTGTCCTTCCCGTTGCCGATGAGTCGGGCGCGGGCGGGCCAGATTCGTTCGGCCTTGGGGGCGTGGCGGCGCCAGTGTTCGGTGAGCCCGGCTGCCTGGGTGATGGCCTCGTCGGCGTCTGGTCCCCAGCGGCGTACCAGCCGCAGGTGGGCGTGGTGTGCGAGGACGATCTCGGGAGTCTTGTGCAGGAGGACGTGGGTGTGGGGGACGGTCATGTCCTGAAGGGTGTGGGGGCCCAGTGCCCAGGTGCGGTGCCGGCCGCACACGAGGTGCTGGTGGGGGAGGTAGCGCAGGACGGGGCGGGTTTGCCCGGTGCGGGCGATGGTGCAGTGAGGGCATCCGGTGACGGCCGGCAGGTCGGAGGGGCGCATGGTGCCGCCTGGACGTGTCGCGGTGGCGGGACCGCGGTCCTGGTGTCCTTGCCAGCAGGGCAGGGCGTGAGCGAGGTGAGCCTCGGGGATGCCGGTGTACTGGCTGACGCGAGTGCGTGCGCTGGCGTTGAGGTAAAGCTCGGTGGGCGCGTGAGGGCCGTGGATCCGTTGGCGGTCTGGGGAGATCTTGGGGCGGCGTATGCGCAGCCCGTCGAGGAGCTCGGTCGTGGTGAGGCGGTGCGCCCTGGCGAGGCGTTCGAGGAATGAGGCGTTGGTTTCGAAGGCCAGGGGCCTGATGGGGAACAGCGCCTGGTGGGACAGGTCCGGCAGCGCTCGGGGCATGTCAGCGCCGCCTTTGGGTGCCGGGGGTGTGTTCGGCGAGTTCGTCGAGGTCGATGTCGTTGAGGAGCTGCTTGGTGATCTTCTCGGTGCCGTCGAGGATGGCGGCGATCGCTGCTTCCCGTACGAGGGCGGACAAGCTTCCGATGCGGCCGCCGGTGCGGTGGTGGAGATAGGGGGCGTGCCGGACCAGTGCGCCCTTGTGGTGGGCTTCCAGTCGCAGCGCCTGGTCCATGCCCTGGATCAGTCCTTCCCAGGCTGTGCGCTGGGCGGGGCTGCCGTGTGGCAGGGGAGGGTTGCGGACGGTCTTGAAGCGGCCGGCGATCTGGGTGCCGCGGACTCCGGTCAGCAGGGGTGAGGCGTCGAGGGCGACGCCCGCGTAGACGAACGTCGCGGGGATGCGTTCGCTGAGGTGTTTCATCTGGTCGGAGGTCTCGGCGCCGTTGCGGGTCCGGGTGTTGAGGAGGTGGACGTCGTCGACCAGGACGAGCCGGGTGCCGAGCTGGTGCAGGGTGGCGCAGACGATGTCGGTGATGCGGGCCTGGTTCATGCTTGTGGTGATGGGCAGGTCGAGGAATCGGGCCAGTTCGGATACGAGCATCTTCGGGGTCGCGGCCGGTGGGACGGACAGGAACACCACTGGCAGGCGCTCGTCGAGGCCGCCGTGGCGGGCGCGGTCGGCGAGGTGGAAGGACCGGCCGAGCTGCTGCAGGGTGGTGGTCTTTCCGGTGGTCGGTGGCCCGGAGATCAGCAGCCCTCGCCGGGCGGTGCCGTTGTGCCGCCGGTTGAGGATCATCAGCCGGCGCAGGGTGAGGGAGATCTTGGCCATGATGGGGGTGGACAGGATTACGAATCGGGAGTGGTAGTCCAGGCGTTCCTCGGCGTTCCAGGGGCCGGTCCCGGGCAGACATGGTGGTTCGGTGTCGACGAACCGTGTCCACTCGCGCCAGGTACTTGGTGACGCGTACGGATCGTCGTGCGTCTCTTGGTCGGCGTCCGTCACCACTGCTGTGCCTCCTGGTGCGCGTCGAAGATGTTCCACGCCCTGGCCGATACCGCGGCGCCGGCGGCATCCGAGTCGGAGGTGATGCAGGTGTCCCCGTCCGCGGGCGGCAACTGCTCGGCGGCGCCGTTCGGCGGGTCCGTGTCCGCAGTCCGTCGCCGTGTGCGCGTGGCTCCTGTCCGCTGGCCCGGGACGCTGGCGATACCGGCGGCGCTCGAGCCCCCGGCGCCTGTGTGGGCGCGGCGCAGGAGTTCGTCCAGGCGGCGGGCGAGGTGTTCTTCGTGTTCGGCCCGGTCTGCGCGCCGTGCCACCACGCTGCGGATGTGCCGCCAGGTGGTGTCGGTGAACGGCTGCGATACCAACCCTCGGTGGATCCAGTCGGCCTGCGCCCAGCCGTCGGGGAGCCTGACCCAGCACCGCCACGGCTCGTAGGGGTTGTGGTGGACCTCCCATTTGCCGTCCGCGGCGGTGGAGGGGTGCCGGTGTCCGTTGAGTGCGGGGCCGTCGTAGGTGCGGTGTTCGAATCGGATGCCTTCGTCTGTGATCGCGCAGCGCCGGGATGGCAGCAGTTCGGTCCAGTCGGCGCCTGTCAGGGGGACGGGTACGTGTCCGGCGATGCCGGTGAGCGCGGCCCACATCTCGTTGGGGGTGAGGGTCAGGCGGGGCATGAGCGGGTGCCGTAGCCGCTCGTGGCGGCGTTCCTGCCATCCGCAGACGATCCACTCGTCCAGCAGGTCCTGCA
The sequence above is a segment of the Streptomyces sp. NBC_00539 genome. Coding sequences within it:
- a CDS encoding TniB family NTP-binding protein, coding for MVTDADQETHDDPYASPSTWREWTRFVDTEPPCLPGTGPWNAEERLDYHSRFVILSTPIMAKISLTLRRLMILNRRHNGTARRGLLISGPPTTGKTTTLQQLGRSFHLADRARHGGLDERLPVVFLSVPPAATPKMLVSELARFLDLPITTSMNQARITDIVCATLHQLGTRLVLVDDVHLLNTRTRNGAETSDQMKHLSERIPATFVYAGVALDASPLLTGVRGTQIAGRFKTVRNPPLPHGSPAQRTAWEGLIQGMDQALRLEAHHKGALVRHAPYLHHRTGGRIGSLSALVREAAIAAILDGTEKITKQLLNDIDLDELAEHTPGTQRRR